The Herminiimonas arsenitoxidans genome window below encodes:
- the nuoN gene encoding NADH-quinone oxidoreductase subunit NuoN produces MNNLNLIPVLPEIFLAIAIVAILLIDLFLSDAKRHITYVLSIIALLVCGVLSWCDFSTGATVYTFNNMFVSDPMSNLLKICSYVAVGLTLVYSRQYGLDRDMVNGRLGGEFYILALFSLLGQMVMISANNFLIIYLGLELMSLSLYALVAMRRDHAVSTEAAMKYFILGALASGFLLYGISMLYGATGSLDLTEVAKATAAGTVNKPILIFGLVFLVSGLAFKLGVVPFHMWVPDVYQGAPTSVTLLLGGAPKLAAFAITIRLLVEGLPALAVDWQQMLTILAVLSMAIGNITAIVQTNIKRMLAYSTISQMGFILLGLLSGVVVGADGSTTNGYSAAMFYSITYVLTTLGIFGVIMLLSRAGFEAENIDDFKGLNQRSPWFALVTLMLMFSLAGVPPVVGFYAKLSVLQAVLSTGQIWLAIVAVLFSLIGAYYYLRVVKVMYFDEPLDNSKIVVSKDMSVALSINGGALLALGLVPGPLMTACAAAIVKTLAS; encoded by the coding sequence ATGAATAATTTGAATCTGATACCCGTCCTTCCTGAAATATTCCTGGCAATTGCGATCGTCGCAATTCTGCTGATTGATCTGTTTCTGTCGGACGCGAAACGCCACATCACTTATGTGCTGTCGATTATTGCATTGCTGGTGTGCGGTGTACTGAGCTGGTGCGACTTCAGCACAGGTGCGACGGTCTATACCTTCAACAATATGTTCGTGTCGGATCCGATGTCGAACTTGTTGAAAATCTGCTCGTATGTGGCAGTTGGCTTGACACTGGTTTACTCGCGTCAATATGGCCTGGATCGTGACATGGTCAATGGTCGTCTGGGTGGTGAGTTCTACATCCTCGCGCTGTTCTCCTTGCTGGGTCAGATGGTCATGATTTCGGCCAACAACTTCCTGATCATTTACCTTGGTCTGGAATTGATGTCCTTGTCGCTGTATGCACTGGTTGCTATGCGTCGTGATCACGCAGTATCGACTGAAGCTGCGATGAAATATTTCATCCTGGGTGCTTTGGCTTCCGGTTTCCTGTTGTACGGTATTTCGATGTTGTACGGTGCGACTGGTTCGCTCGACCTGACCGAAGTTGCAAAAGCAACGGCAGCAGGCACAGTGAACAAACCTATCCTGATTTTCGGTCTGGTATTCTTGGTCTCCGGCCTGGCGTTCAAATTGGGTGTCGTTCCATTCCACATGTGGGTACCGGACGTCTATCAAGGTGCGCCAACATCCGTGACGTTGTTGCTGGGCGGTGCACCTAAACTGGCCGCGTTTGCAATCACGATTCGTTTGCTGGTCGAAGGCTTGCCGGCACTGGCAGTTGATTGGCAGCAAATGCTGACTATCCTGGCTGTGCTGTCCATGGCTATCGGTAACATTACTGCTATCGTGCAGACGAATATCAAGCGCATGCTGGCGTATTCGACGATTTCGCAAATGGGCTTTATCCTGCTCGGTCTGTTGTCCGGTGTGGTTGTTGGTGCCGATGGCTCGACCACCAATGGTTACAGCGCAGCGATGTTCTACTCGATCACCTATGTGTTGACGACCCTCGGTATCTTCGGCGTCATCATGTTGTTGTCGCGTGCCGGTTTCGAAGCTGAAAATATCGACGATTTCAAAGGCTTGAATCAACGCAGCCCATGGTTTGCACTGGTTACTTTGATGTTGATGTTCTCGCTGGCTGGTGTGCCACCAGTTGTCGGCTTCTACGCAAAACTATCCGTGTTGCAAGCTGTATTGAGCACAGGTCAAATCTGGCTGGCTATCGTAGCCGTGTTGTTCTCGCTGATCGGTGCTTACTACTATCTGCGCGTTGTTAAAGTCATGTACTTTGATGAGCCGCTGGATAATTCCAAGATCGTTGTCAGCAAGGACATGAGTGTGGCCTTGAGTATCAACGGTGGTGCATTGTTGGCGTTGGGCCTGGTACCAGGTCCACTGATGACCGCATGTGCTGCAGCAATCGTCAAGACGCTTGCGTCTTGA
- a CDS encoding DUF2818 family protein, producing MDVSLVSWFVILLALFSANLPFFNERLFAVIPLSLKIKPVWLRLIELFLLYFAVGLIARALESRIGSVFPQGWEFFAVTGCLFIVLAYPGFVMRYMRKRHH from the coding sequence GTGGATGTCTCTCTGGTAAGTTGGTTTGTGATTCTGTTGGCGCTGTTCAGCGCCAACCTTCCATTCTTCAATGAACGCTTATTCGCCGTTATTCCCTTGTCTCTGAAGATCAAGCCGGTGTGGCTGCGCTTGATCGAATTATTCCTTTTGTATTTTGCAGTCGGGCTCATCGCACGTGCGTTGGAGTCGCGTATCGGTAGTGTTTTCCCACAAGGCTGGGAATTTTTTGCGGTAACGGGTTGTCTGTTTATCGTGCTGGCCTATCCAGGATTCGTCATGCGCTATATGCGCAAGCGTCATCACTGA